Below is a genomic region from Brassica oleracea var. oleracea cultivar TO1000 chromosome C9, BOL, whole genome shotgun sequence.
ACCCTTCCTTTGATTTGTGAAGGCCGTCATTTCTATCTTCCACTGCATCATGCATTTCAGAGAGTTCCACCTCTTGTTCATGGTCCAATATCACATATGAAGGCTCAATGATGTTCTGTTCATTACTAACACTGGTTGAATGAACCTCAACATTTCTGTGCGTCTCTCTGCTGACTGCTGCATTATCAGCAAGGTTACCCAAGTATTCTGGTTGTTGATCGAGGAGCTTCCATTTACCTTCCTCTGGATAATAATCAAGCATGAGTGCAGTGGTTGTATCTAAGTCCAACTGTTTTGCAATCTGCTCTTCTGAAAGTTCCTCGCCAAGGTAACCATCATAAGAAGAATTCGAATATGTATTTTTTGCAGGCAAAGTCTTTGGTAGTTGCTGACCAATCACAGATTCATCTCCACCCAAATGCTTTTTACTCATCAACCAGGTTGAATTATCATTGTCAGAACCTTTTTCAGTTTCATGATCATGTGATTCTTCAGAGGACGTCTGGCATTCCACTTCTTCGTTGTAGGGAGTTTGGTCTTCAGATTGAGACCTTATATTCTCTTCTGTGACAGTCTTCTCATCCACGACATTCTTCACATCTGTGACATTCTTATCTTCCGTGTTCTTCTCATCCTTGAGATTCTTCTCATCATTTTCCTCATTCCCTTCTTTCTTTTCTTCATCTAGCTGAGTAATCATATTTTCAAGCACACCGAACACACTATTGACAGCGACCTGGGTTGAATCATCCATCCCTGTCAGTGCTTCAAATGCTTGCGAAACATTAAACTTGGCCTGGTTTGGTTCCTGAATTGCTGGCGTAGATTGGTCAGATACAGGTTCCATAATTTTTGTTTCTTTGTTCTGATCATCAATTTCTTCTTTCTCTACAGACTGCGAAGCAGTAGTTTCTCCACCATCCCCATCGTTGCCAGTAGATGCCACTTTGTCTTGGTCGGTGGCAGATTGTTTTGCGTCATCATCATTTTTAGTGGTTTCATCCTTTCTTTGTTGCTGAGCTAATAGAGCACTTTGGTCCGCTTTGTCTTCACCACTAATTACATTGTCTGCACTGATTGGTTGCCCTTGGTTGCTACCATCAACTTTTGCATCTGAAGCCTTCTCAAGAGAATCAGATGCACTGGAATTTTCATTGGCCACAGGTGCTCCTTTTTCATCGTTTTTATTAGTTTCTTCCTGTCTTTGAGGCTTGGTTATTACTGAACCTTGGTCCACTTTGTCATCATCACTAGTAATATCATTTGTGCCAATTGGCTGCCCTTTGTTGGTATCAACCTTTGCTTCAGAAGCCTTCTCAGAAACATCAGCTGCACTATTCTTTTCATTAGCAGATGACTCGTTGTTTCCAAGACTCCCTGGCTCATCATTACCTTTCTTAGTAAGAACAGAGCTATCATCTTGATCACTGTTGACGAGTTGGGACTTTCCATTATCATCTTTCTGGGAAGCCTTGGAAGAGGAATGCTCTGGTTCTATTCCACCAGCAGAATTGTCCGATCCACTCACCAAACCATCGCTCTTCTTTATTGGATCAGAATGTGAATCCTTTTGACCTGTGGTACTTAACGGTTCTTTCTTTGCTTCCTCCGCTTTTCCAATTCCTGGTGATAAACTAGGAAGGTTAAGCTTCTCAAACTTTAGCTTACTGCCACCTGACTGCATGATCTCAGTTAAAGCTGTTGTTAGCTTCCCACGAACGTCTTCTGGCACGGCATCTTGTAAAGCTTTAACAACTGTCTCTCCTCGCCCAACAGCATCCATAACCTAGACATTTACTGAGTAATTGTCAAGCAATTGTTAATGCAGCGACCACAGTACAACTTCTAAAAAATGTTTTTACATTTGCCACGTTAGGTGTTACCTTTTTCTTCTCTTCAGCTTTCAGGGTGCCAGGCATGGTTAGATCAAGCATGTTCACGACCACTTCTGCAGTCTGCAACATATCGCCTCTTTCACTTTCTTCTTCATCGGACTTATCATCGTCGATTAATTCAACATTGACAGGACCGCTTGTTGAAACTCCACCATTTACTGGCTCATCAGATCCAGTATTGATTTTTACATTCTTCTCTAACTCTGTTCCAAACGGCAAACTAGACTTCGGGGTGATGTAACTGTCTTCAAGTGTTTTCCTGGAAGGATCTACATAGTAACCATTAACCGTCTTTCCCCGAGCTACCTGCGCGAGCTTCTGGGCAGTGATACCTTTTTCAGGTGTCTTGGCTTCCGAAAGAACCAAGCCTTTCGAAGGGTTAACAGTAACATCCACGTCTTTCAAAAGTGGATGACGACCTTTCAGAAGCCCAAGCTCTACGGCAGTCAACCACTGCACGGCCAATATAAGAAATCAATCTCGCAGATTTAGAAATGAATGTAACAGGAGAGTCGACTAACAATTAAAGAAAATAATACTATTCCATGAAAGACGGATGGACTTTCATCATTTTAACCAGAATACCTGCCTTTTATCCATCATATATACACACATAAAACAAGTTACTAACAACATGATCGAAAAATGAGCCCCTTGGATATAAAGAGTATCATGCCTGCCTTTTATCTATCAGATAGTGACCAAAATAGATATAAAAACGATAAAAAATCATCTCTTTATGAAAAAAATACGTAATAACATGGATTCTTAAATTACATGAAGAAACAATTTTTTTACCAAGATGTAGTAATTAATGATCACCAATGTTCAATTATAAGGAAATATATGCGTGCATGCATGACTATGTGTGCATCTGAGAGAGAAAGGAAGAGAAATTGCCTCAATCGCAAGGTCCTGGCACCACGACACGGCCACTGTACATCCATCGATCAGATTGGGTGAAGAAGAGCACAGAAGCAGGCTTGTAAATGGGTTTTCAGCTATTGAGCTACGTGGTGTCGAATAAAGTGGCACTACATCGTCATTCTGACAAATATAAGCAATTTCGTGAGTCAAAAGATGTACAACATTATTCACAGAAGGGCTTAAGAAACCAGTTTTAGACTATCTAGACGTTTACATGTAAATTAAAACCTAACAAGCGCCTATTGTTCCCTTTTAAGGAAATTAAAAAGCATGTTTATGTGAAGGATCAAGATCTAATTTTGTACCACTGCCAACATCACCTTAAAATAATGTCATTATAGCATCTCATTCAACATTACCCTCAGTTTGAATTATGATCCGTGCAAGATAAGAATCTCCCTTAACTTGAGTAATACAGTATCTAATAGTTCTATAACTGATCTATCTGTATCTCAATGAAACTAGAGTCGCCTCCCCTATAATGAATTCCTTAAGTAAGATAATAATGAAATCCTAACTAATATGATACCATAAAACAAAGCAGTTCCGAGTTAGAGACTTAGAGGTATAAGATCGTAAAGGGAGGAGTAACCTTAGACATAACTTCAAAGCCAGAATAATCACCTGTATAAAGAGGACAGGAATTTTTACTTCCCCAATCACATCTCTGGTGGCACAACTGGCATAGAAATCTTCTAAACTCTCGAAACCATTTGCCACCATGGATAAGGCTTTGTCAAAATCACGCACTGATTTTGAAGACAAAGCTTTTCCAACATCAAAGGCTTTTGCCCTGCCTTGAAAAAGCTCCTAGAAGGTGTCCATTTGCACAACCCAGTAAATAAGAAGAAGAGCTCACCCAAAGTGACTTCATAAATCATAATGATGCGTTTTATTATAAGCAAACCCCAACCTTGTTTGCCAGAAGTATCTCTACTAATCCACCAGTAAGCTGTTGATCCAAGCTAGTACAATAAGGAGATGTTCTTGTGATCTCCTCCAGGTCAAAGGGATTATCAATGCAAACAGCAGCTGTAAGAGGTGTTCTCTCCCCAGCTTCTGCAAGGTACTTTGTCAACATATTTGCACCATATCCTCGGCCAACGCCCATAAGTGTCGTCCATGGCCTTGTCTTGGTCAAGAATCGTATAGCTGTTGATATATCATCACTATCAGCAGCTGTGAATAACCTACAGAATCAAACAATTACAAAATGTCTGGAATCAATTCAAATAAGATTCCAAACAAGTTGAATCTAGCTCCTCACCGAGGTGTAGTGAGAGGCGAGCCAGCACATCCTCTAGGGTTCATCACCACAGGGAACACGCCACGTCTCAGAGCCTCGCTTACAAATGACCGAACGCTTTGATCCATGCTCCCTTCCGGCGTTCCCGGGATCAGAATCACAGTCGTGTCCATCCCACGCTCCTCCCTAAGATCCAATTCCGCCGGGAAATCAAGGGAAACAACGCCGCCGTCCTCTGTAGTGATGCAGATCCTCTGATACTCCAACCGCTTATCCTCCTCCGCAGCTCTTTCGGACGTTACAATCTTCCCGCGGTCTAGAGTAACGAAATGTCTCTCTTCCTTCACGAGCCTATCGCTCAGACTCTCAACAAGCTCTCCTTCTTGGCCTACACCAAGATCAAACGAGAGTAACGAGCATCGGAGGAGAACGAATCTGTTGAACGGCGTGGGGCTCGCGAACAGAATCCACTCCCCTACAACTTCATCAACGCTCCTTCTTCGATCACTAATCCCCACAGATCTTCCAAATAGCCTCGACGAAAGAGAAACCGCCAAACCGGAAGCGAAGCCGGCGAGAGACGGAGCCAAGGAATCGAGAGGAACGCTGCCATCGAACGGCGGAGGAAGAAACGAGGAGCTCACTAAAACCAAGCTCCGGCTCTGTCTCTTGAAACGAGCACGCTTTCTGTGAAACACACCGAATCCGTAAGAGCTCCGGCGGAGCATGAACGGAGAGGCGGTGGGTATAGTAGCCAGGCGCGGTTGCCGCGCCGGTGGAAACGGAAGAAAACTGGACGACGAGTACATCTCAGCACAGAGAGAATACACAGACTGATTCGTCGTCTAAGAAGCTCGTAACAGACAAAGAGAGTTCGAGAGAGAGACGAAGAAGAAGAAGAAGTTATCGAAGGTGATTGTGACGGGAACGGCTCGTCGTGAGAGATTGTGATTATTCTATTCTCAACCGTTAGATTAAGTCTCCATAGTGTATGACAGCCGTTAGATTTGAGAGATGTCATCTTTCTAACTTTAGCTAATGTTGCCAAACTATTTGTATCATGGTGAAGTGATCTCTCTCCATTTCCATGAAAAGTTTCTTCAATTTAAAAAAGTGAACCAAAAAGATTCCAGTTCAACACATAAGTCTATCATCACATAAACACACAAACCTTTACATAATCAAAGAAAAAGAATCAGAAACCAACAAATATATATAACGAACACTGATGAAGTATACAGAGACATATATGTTTCTTCTATATATAAGCTTTCATTACCTCGAAGAGTTTTGTTATTTTGGGTTCACAGGTGCTTTCTTCTTGAGAAGGTTCCCAACTTTACCAAGCAAAGTCTTCTTCTTCTTGAGTTTCTTCTCCATCACAAGCTGATCTTCGGTTCCGATTTCATCTACGTTGTTCTCTGTTGAGGTTTTATCGTTTTCATCGATTTTGCTCGAGTCTTCTTCCTCTTCTTCTTGAGTCTCTAGTGGAAGATTCTTGTCTGGAAACGCTTCTTTCTTCTCGATTTGGCAACTTTCCCACATTTTGAACATAACTTTCACCGAATCATCTTTGTCATCATCACCTTGACATTCTTCTTTCTTCTCCTTCATTCCATTCATGTCTTTCTCCTCCACACCATTCCCATTGCTGATATGTTCCTCTGGAGCTTCCTCGTCAATGGTTTTGACTTTAGGAGACTTCTCTTCTACACTTTTATGACCGTTCTCAGATGAAAACT
It encodes:
- the LOC106317847 gene encoding uncharacterized protein LOC106317847 isoform X2, translating into MYSSSSFLPFPPARQPRLATIPTASPFMLRRSSYGFGVFHRKRARFKRQSRSLVLVSSSFLPPPFDGSVPLDSLAPSLAGFASGLAVSLSSRLFGRSVGISDRRRSVDEVVGEWILFASPTPFNRFVLLRCSLLSFDLGVGQEGELVESLSDRLVKEERHFVTLDRGKIVTSERAAEEDKRLEYQRICITTEDGGVVSLDFPAELDLREERGMDTTVILIPGTPEGSMDQSVRSFVSEALRRGVFPVVMNPRGCAGSPLTTPRLFTAADSDDISTAIRFLTKTRPWTTLMGVGRGYGANMLTKYLAEAGERTPLTAAVCIDNPFDLEEITRTSPYCTSLDQQLTGGLVEILLANKELFQGRAKAFDVGKALSSKSVRDFDKALSMVANGFESLEDFYASCATRDVIGEVKIPVLFIQNDDVVPLYSTPRSSIAENPFTSLLLCSSSPNLIDGCTVAVSWCQDLAIEWLTAVELGLLKGRHPLLKDVDVTVNPSKGLVLSEAKTPEKGITAQKLAQVARGKTVNGYYVDPSRKTLEDSYITPKSSLPFGTELEKNVKINTGSDEPVNGGVSTSGPVNVELIDDDKSDEEESERGDMLQTAEVVVNMLDLTMPGTLKAEEKKKVMDAVGRGETVVKALQDAVPEDVRGKLTTALTEIMQSGGSKLKFEKLNLPSLSPGIGKAEEAKKEPLSTTGQKDSHSDPIKKSDGGIEPEHSSSKASQKDDNGKSQLVNSDQDDSSVLTKKGNDEPGSLGNNESSANEKNSAADVSEKASEAKVDTNKGQPIGTNDITSDDDKVDQGSVITKPQRQEETNKNDEKGAPVANENSSASDSLEKASDAKVDGSNQGQPISADNVISGEDKADQSALLAQQQRKDETTKNDDDAKQSATDQDKVASTGNDGDGGETTASQSVEKEEIDDQNKETKIMEPVSDQSTPAIQEPNQAKFNVSQAFEALTGMDDSTQVAVNSVFGVLENMITQLDEEKKEGNEENDEKNLKDEKNTEDKNVTDVKNVVDEKTVTEENIRSQSEDQTPYNEEVECQTSSEESHDHETEKGSDNDNSTWLMSKKHLGGDESVIGQQLPKTLPAKNTYSNSSYDGYLGEELSEEQIAKQLDLDTTTALMLDYYPEEGKWKLLDQQPEYLGNLADNAAVSRETHRNVEVHSTSVSNEQNIIEPSYVILDHEQEVELSEMHDAVEDRNDGLHKSKEGCDELEHLIKVIVSDSLNVEVQRRMNSAGMKQFESQLSRDIKRVANAISFAVVYGEPTWTFKTNSKNSNIPAGKVGKLRGNAIIRAISSAVQEAHFLRQVLPVGVVVGSVLAALRKYFDVSTTTDNAERDIVVGRAQKHGNNGATKNVVPTQTSRKSKQKNSSIGEMVESGLQNISNEPVMVGAVTAALGASAMLVQHEDTQSGGIMSKPSEKESKQKDQSSMVASFAEKAMSIAGPAVPTKESGEVDQERIVTMLADLGQRGGILRLVGKLALLWGGLRGAMSLTDKLIQFLHVDEWPLLKRVVGFVGMVLVLWSPVVIPLLPTLVQSWSTSTPSRVAELASVVGLYVAVFMLVMLWGKRVRKYENPFRQYGLDFKAPAKKQIQEFLKALAGGITVVLLIQSINTILGAAILSRPPYLPHPFDAMKWLKGCAQVLLLVVKGFTAATFVVFVEELLFRSWMPNEIAIDTGYHQSIIITGLVFALFQRSLRSVPGFWLLSLGLAGARERSKGNLIVPIGLRTGIIATSFILHTGGFVTYNTSSPVWIAGTRPLQPFSGLVGFVVSLALALILYPRPSPETKMQKYNLETEAKE
- the LOC106317847 gene encoding uncharacterized protein LOC106317847 isoform X1; translation: MYSSSSFLPFPPARQPRLATIPTASPFMLRRSSYGFGVFHRKRARFKRQSRSLVLVSSSFLPPPFDGSVPLDSLAPSLAGFASGLAVSLSSRLFGRSVGISDRRRSVDEVVGEWILFASPTPFNRFVLLRCSLLSFDLGVGQEGELVESLSDRLVKEERHFVTLDRGKIVTSERAAEEDKRLEYQRICITTEDGGVVSLDFPAELDLREERGMDTTVILIPGTPEGSMDQSVRSFVSEALRRGVFPVVMNPRGCAGSPLTTPRLFTAADSDDISTAIRFLTKTRPWTTLMGVGRGYGANMLTKYLAEAGERTPLTAAVCIDNPFDLEEITRTSPYCTSLDQQLTGGLVEILLANKELFQGRAKAFDVGKALSSKSVRDFDKALSMVANGFESLEDFYASCATRDVIGEVKIPVLFIQNDDVVPLYSTPRSSIAENPFTSLLLCSSSPNLIDGCTVAVSWCQDLAIEWLTAVELGLLKGRHPLLKDVDVTVNPSKGLVLSEAKTPEKGITAQKLAQVARGKTVNGYYVDPSRKTLEDSYITPKSSLPFGTELEKNVKINTGSDEPVNGGVSTSGPVNVELIDDDKSDEEESERGDMLQTAEVVVNMLDLTMPGTLKAEEKKKVMDAVGRGETVVKALQDAVPEDVRGKLTTALTEIMQSGGSKLKFEKLNLPSLSPGIGKAEEAKKEPLSTTGQKDSHSDPIKKSDGLVSGSDNSAGGIEPEHSSSKASQKDDNGKSQLVNSDQDDSSVLTKKGNDEPGSLGNNESSANEKNSAADVSEKASEAKVDTNKGQPIGTNDITSDDDKVDQGSVITKPQRQEETNKNDEKGAPVANENSSASDSLEKASDAKVDGSNQGQPISADNVISGEDKADQSALLAQQQRKDETTKNDDDAKQSATDQDKVASTGNDGDGGETTASQSVEKEEIDDQNKETKIMEPVSDQSTPAIQEPNQAKFNVSQAFEALTGMDDSTQVAVNSVFGVLENMITQLDEEKKEGNEENDEKNLKDEKNTEDKNVTDVKNVVDEKTVTEENIRSQSEDQTPYNEEVECQTSSEESHDHETEKGSDNDNSTWLMSKKHLGGDESVIGQQLPKTLPAKNTYSNSSYDGYLGEELSEEQIAKQLDLDTTTALMLDYYPEEGKWKLLDQQPEYLGNLADNAAVSRETHRNVEVHSTSVSNEQNIIEPSYVILDHEQEVELSEMHDAVEDRNDGLHKSKEGCDELEHLIKVIVSDSLNVEVQRRMNSAGMKQFESQLSRDIKRVANAISFAVVYGEPTWTFKTNSKNSNIPAGKVGKLRGNAIIRAISSAVQEAHFLRQVLPVGVVVGSVLAALRKYFDVSTTTDNAERDIVVGRAQKHGNNGATKNVVPTQTSRKSKQKNSSIGEMVESGLQNISNEPVMVGAVTAALGASAMLVQHEDTQSGGIMSKPSEKESKQKDQSSMVASFAEKAMSIAGPAVPTKESGEVDQERIVTMLADLGQRGGILRLVGKLALLWGGLRGAMSLTDKLIQFLHVDEWPLLKRVVGFVGMVLVLWSPVVIPLLPTLVQSWSTSTPSRVAELASVVGLYVAVFMLVMLWGKRVRKYENPFRQYGLDFKAPAKKQIQEFLKALAGGITVVLLIQSINTILGAAILSRPPYLPHPFDAMKWLKGCAQVLLLVVKGFTAATFVVFVEELLFRSWMPNEIAIDTGYHQSIIITGLVFALFQRSLRSVPGFWLLSLGLAGARERSKGNLIVPIGLRTGIIATSFILHTGGFVTYNTSSPVWIAGTRPLQPFSGLVGFVVSLALALILYPRPSPETKMQKYNLETEAKE